The Rhopalosiphum maidis isolate BTI-1 chromosome 1, ASM367621v3, whole genome shotgun sequence genome has a segment encoding these proteins:
- the LOC113550269 gene encoding mediator of RNA polymerase II transcription subunit 13 isoform X3, which yields MTHSSHQTNGASLEDCHTNFFALTDLCGIKWRKFVHCSAGPEGPPDWGGGPGGGTNACGSVLEDPVLSSYTRCLTHDMLAVWRRVSLPPANSQQTSLDPLVPAPPTPIPALPPALSLKASKELWIFWYGEEPDLTGLVSPQLLLNEGDNGSWESGLSYECRSLLFKALHNLIERCLMSREFIRLGKWFVQPYSSSEKLDNSSASHLSFSFAFFVHGESTVCASIDVRQHSIVRTLSKEHLAQASSQPQSGTNIQVMLAPFGLAGTLTGHVYKNMDTETSRMMDEWSHFYPVVNNNGPNELTPAVEVLVGGVKMRYPSCYVLVTDLDDSTAELYKNQNTHQTSPQPQQQQQQQQQPTPPQLHQQQQQQMPKQQFLASKHQHHPDTIIYALDNAVSAIPERAWQDCVLGPLHTEQNPPSRPESPTLGQWHLSDPLQKLTCSCTRSTRLCPTDSPCGLDSVPPLPSVPTPPSAGQPAPLSIPPPMLSPHDEKIPITPLSVDFQPKSVSSVSNQVFSPYPSSAPASQEPVKSGRESNSGTPAPPSNTVSIPATTPTATTPVPMQTQSSSTYITLKRPQLSSKDYEANLVEEEIMPSKLLYDYSCIDAWLYHPVKKFKPIVPKQEPITRINNVMDNPASPPQVYIRRDTCVPILPVEPSEISINNFSSFEELRNNALRFKGGRSDPYEFDEESGACSSNNVMISNDYKLNTSMAVMKNEDIKKEYDPGLMNGNRCTSDNIRDIDHMFDNSDDLSSDEAVAALQMQTPPGSNKPDDCLGGGLTTLLVRPPRGSGGGSGGGGVLRPEELVKMFPTPPSLEHNPIASPCPDIDLLPPRTYQTNSYMGSPQHDHIDDWSYVYKPPAIAKMVGSSKYAPLTNLPSQNLPPLIVPSNCVYKPSSFVYHASSQPQQIQHHPPQPEKPNQIVPPPASSANNNLLPNVNRNNHYHHPIMMSPSPHSSTPWPGGGNQYHRPPQQQIQQHQQVPPPPYSPALSQHHNMNVVPTNMSPPVPEANSIVVNVLLTDSLLNVFRDHNFDSCTLCVCNAGPKVVGNIKGTDAAVYLTHTLTPNGYSSQYQQHHMSVGIPGDEDGIRCSCGFSAVVNRRLSHKSGLFPEDEAEITGLIEDSPVRVDDNSMNPDVLELVREQCAAVIYSSCSSLVRAAAKFPINHPPQTAAVNMLEFTDTNQVALLALEQGRLAKLEGGMNTHWQVEHHRWPGHHQQSLPPLNNNSPPVHRWAYSQAPGPRSSRQLIRVMRTLQPLLQEAIQRRSVTTRLWEPYTVTGPLTWRQFHRLAGRGTDDRCEPQPIPPILVGHDKDWVAVAPLALHYWDKLLLEPFSYSRDVAYIVVSPDNEFILQRTRAFFKELSAAYEINRLGRHCPITKVLRDGILRVGKSAAAKLAKEPVDEWFSMLGENHQSSMLKLYAQVCRHYLAPQLSQFSMDKTLLDPPEGSIPRPPPSPMPPPASSMTPNSVESPVSSNERAPTPKSDGLDDSSSGSQADKSFNSNGDNSHCEEDDGEVPAIVIYLVEPFSIGKDSSNLARIACHGLLRCYNTVLATLPETIRSNISVQLISLESVLELGRSSDHLKMSDNMRTLALSVFSQCRRYLTHTANIKALTGFGTAAMTELFLKNKDEKSRTAYKAYTPPFILAGYRNNKTGRPDSGIAGDSSSGGGDSLSNIGGLNGTGSPSGTDQQCSVLYASYCISEDQRWILATATDEQGILLETATINIYVPNNRRRKSPARRIGLQKLMDFILGVMSQSVTPWRLVVGRVGRIGHGELKGWSWLLSRKALMKASRHLKESCGQCSLLYQKSDVPSVVSACLVSLEPDSSLRLMTDQFTPDERFSQASVACQLSTPRDVSSTHILVFPTSATTQSSQTAFQEQQINGPELGDDELFSAFNEEDMQSMEGMGDFNDIFNTWNDSDAVGNTSLGLPSGGVSGVLGGPSNNVIGGVMGSGSLGGSIGMGRGSMGPRGDCSSQPGSPPSSQPCSPYTCGSSSYRNGSCIDGHEEVGALLQQPLALGYLVSTAPTGRMPTWFWASCAPDIEKCSPAFLKSALHMHTVQLPNNADPAAADLLHPTSAVSAHPLDSQYTTDVLRYVLEGYNALSWLSLDSNTHDRMSCLPIHMQVLMQLYHTMNALI from the exons ATGACTCACTCCAGCCATCAGACCAACGGCGCCAGCTTGGAGGATTGCCACACAAACTTCTTCGCCCTG ACTGACTTATGCGGCATAAAATGGCGTAAGTTTGTTCACTGTTCAGCTGGTCCAGAAGGACCTCCTGATTGGGGAGGTGGTCCTGGTGGTGGAACCAATGCCTGTGGGTCGGTGCTTGAGGATCCTGTGTTATCCAGTTATACAAGATGTTTAACACATGATATGTTGGCTGTATGGCGACGTGTTTCATTACCGCCTGCCAACTCTCAACAGACATCACTTGATCCCTTGGTTCCTGCACCACCAACACCCATACCAGCTCTTCCACCGGCACTTTCTTTAAAAGCATCGAAAGAGCTTTGGATATTTTGGTATGGTGAAGAACCAGATCTGACTGGACTTGTTTCTCCTCAACTTTTACTTAatg aagGTGATAATGGATCATGGGAAAGTGGTCTATCTTATGAATGTCGTTCACTTTTATTTAAGGCACTTCATAACTTAATAGAAAG atgttTAATGTCTAGAGAATTTATTCGATTAGGAAAATGGTTTGTACAACCTTATTCATCTTCAGAGAAGTTAGATAATTCAAG TGCAAGTCATTTGTCATTTTCTTTTGCGTTTTTTGTCCACGGAGAAAGCACTGTTTGTGCTAGCATTGATGTACGGCAACATTCTATAGTACGAACTTTATCAAAAGAACACTTAGCACAAGCATCCTCTCAACCTCAAAGTGGAACAAATATTCAag taatgctTGCACCATTTGGCCTTGCTGGTACATTAACTGGccatgtgtataaaaatatggataCTGAAACTAGCCGAATGATGGATGAATGGAGTCATTTTTATCcagttgttaataataatggacCTAATGAATTAACTCCTGCAGTAGAAGTTTTAGTTG GTGGTGTAAAAATGAGGTATCCATCATGTTATGTTTTGGTAACTGATTTAGACGACAGTACTGCTGAGTTATACAAAAATCAGAATACTCATCAAACATCTCCTCAAccacagcagcagcagcagcaacaacaacaaccaACACCACCACAGTTGCATcaacaacagcagcaacaaa tGCCTAAACAACAATTCCTTGCGTCCAAACATCAACATCATccagatacaataatatatgctttGGATAATGCAGTATCAGCCATACCTGAACGAGCATGGCAAGATTGTGTGTTAGGGCCACTACATACAGAACAGAACCCCCCATCTAGACCTGAATCACCAACTTTAGGTCAATGGCATTTATCCGAtccattacaaaaattaacatgTTCCTGTACAAG gtcaACACGTCTTTGTCCAACAGATAGTCCTTGTGGGCTAGATTCTGTGCCACCTTTGCCATCAGTGCCGACCCCTCCATCAGCTGGACAACCAGCTCCACTTTCAATTCCTCCTCCAATGCTTAGTCCACATGATGAAAAAATTCCTATTACACCTCTTTCGGTTGACTTTCAACCCAAGTCAGTATCATCTGTTTCCAATCAAGTATTTTCACCTTATCCTTCATCTGCTCCTGCTAGTCAGGAACCTGTGAAATCGGGACGAGAAAGTAACTCTGGTACACCTGCACCACCTAGTAATACTGTAAGTATCCCAGCAACTACGCCAACTGCAACAACACCAGTTCCAATGCAAACGCAAAGTTCGAGTACTTATATCACGTTAAAACGACCACAACTCTCATCTAAAGATTATGAAGCAAATTTGGTTGAAGAAGAAATAATGCCGTCTAaacttttatatgattattcttGTATTGATGCTTGGTTATATCATccagtaaaaaaatttaagccCATTGTACCCAAACAAGAGCCAATTAcaagaataaataatgttatggaTAATCCAGCATCTCCTCCACAAGTATATATTAGAAGAGATACTTGTGTACCTATTCTtcca gttgAACCATctgaaatttcaataaataattttagcagCTTTGAAGAATTAAGAAATAATGCTCTTAGATTTAAAGGTGGTCGTTCAgatccatatgaatttgacgAGGAAAGTGGAGCTTGTTCTAGcaataatgttatgatatctaatgattataaacttaatacttCTATGGCTGTGATGAag aacgaagatataaaaaaagaatacgaTCCTGGGTTAATGAATGGAAATAGGTGTACGAGTGATAATATACGAGATATTGATCACATGTTTGACAATTCTGATGATTTATCTAGTGATGAGGCTGTGGCAGCT ttacaaaTGCAAACACCTCCTGGCTCAAATAAACCTGATGATTGTCTTGGAGGAGGGTTGACAACACTTTTAGTGCGACCCCCAAGAGGTAGTGGTGGTGGCAGTGGAGGCGGTGGTGTATTAAGGCCTGAagaattagtaaaaatgtttccaACTCCTCCATCGTTAGAACACAATCCTATAGCATCTCCATGTCCTGACATAGATTTACTTCCACCTCGTACTTACCAAACAAATTCTTATATGGGAAGTCCTCAACATGATCACATAGAT gATTGGTCGTATGTGTACAAACCTCCAGCTATAGCAAAAATGGTTGGTTCTTCAAAATATGCACCTCTCACGAATCTTCCGAGCCAAAACCTACCCCCGTTAATAGTACCTTCCAATTGTGTTTATAAGCCTTCCTCTTTTGTTTACCATGCCTCGTCACAACCTCAACAAATTCAACATCATCCGCCACAGCCTGAAAAACCAAATCA gatTGTTCCTCCGCCAGCATCTTCagctaataacaatttattaccaAATGTCAATCgaaataatcattatcatcATCCAATAATGATGAGTCCATCACCACATAGTAGTACACCATGGCCTGGAGGAGGAAATCAATATCATCGACCTCCACAACAGCAAATACAACAACATCAACAAGTGCCTCCTCCACCATATAGTCCTGCACTTTCACAGCATCACAATATGAATGTTGTACCGACAAATATGTCTCCACCTGTACCTGAAGCTAACTCAATAGTTGTGAATGTCTTGCTAACTGACTCACTACTAAATGTCTTCCGAGATCATAATTTCGACAGTTGCACATTGTGTGTTTGTAATGCTGGTCCAAAAGTAGTTGGTAACATCAAAGGTACAGATGCAGCTGTTTATCTCACTCATACTTTAACTCCTAATGGATACTCATCTCAGTATCAACAACATCATATGTCTGTTGGAATTCCtg GCGATGAGGATGGAATCCGATGTAGTTGTGGTTTTAGTGCTGTTGTGAACCGAAGATTATCACATAAATCAGGATTATTTCCTGAAGATGAGGCTGAAATAACTGGACTTATTGAAGATAGCCCTGTACGTGTTGATGATAATTCTATGAACCCAGATGTATTAGAACTAGTTAGGGAACAATGTGCTGCTGTGATTTACAGCTCTTGTAGTTCTTTAGTACGAGCAGCTGCAAAGTTTCCCATAAATCATCCACCACAGACTGCAGCTGTCAATATGTTAGAATTTACTGATACTAATCAAGTGGCTCTGCTAGCTCTGGAACAAGGGAGATTAGCTAAG CTGGAGGGTGGAATGAATACTCATTGGCAAGTTGAACACCACCGTTGGCCTGGTCATCACCAACAATCATTGCCaccattgaataataattctcCTCCTGTGCATAGATGGGCTTACAGTCAAGCACCAGGACCACGTAGTAGTAGGCAGCTTATAAGAGTTATGAGGACATTACAACCACTTTTACAAGAGGCTATTCAAAGAAGAAGTGTTACTACCAGGTTATGGGAACCTTATACGGTCACTGGACCTTTAACTTGGAGACAATTCCATAGATTAGCTGGTCGGGGTACTGATGATAGATGTGAACCCCAACCAATCCCTCCAATTCTTGTTGGACATGACAAAGATTGGGTAGCTGTTGCTCCATTAGCACTTCATTATTgggataaattattactagaaCCTTTTTCATATTCACGTGATGTCGCATACATAGTTGTTAGTCctgataatgaatttattttacaaagaaCAAGAGCATTTTTCAAAGAATTAAGTGCAGCTTATGAAATCAATAGATTAGGTCGCCATTGTCCTATTACTAAAGTGTTACGAGATGGTATTCTTAGAGTGGGTAAATCAGCTGCTGCAAAATTAGCTAAAGAACCTGTAGATGAATGGTTCTCAATGTTGGGTGAAAATCATCAATCAtccatgttaaaattatatgcccAAGTTTGTCGGCATTATTTAGCTCCACAACTCTCTCAATTTTCTATGGATAAGACTTTATTAGATCCACCAGAAGGCAGTATTCCAAGACCTCCACCTTCTCCAATGCCACCACCTGCATCGTCAATGACACCTAACTCTGTGGAATCACCTGTTTCATCTAATGAACGTGCACCCACTCCTAAGAGTGATGGATTAGATGATTCTTCTAGTGGTTCACAGGctgataaaagttttaatagtaATGGAGATAACAGTCACTGTGAAGAAGATGATGGAGAAGTGCCAGCCATTGTTATTTATCTGGTTGAACCTTTTTCAATTGGCAAAGATAGTAGTAATCTTGCAAGAATTGCTTGCCATGGTCTTTTACGATGTTATAATACAGTTTTGGCTACACTTCCAGAAACTATACGATCCAATATATCAGTCcag tTAATATCTTTAGAAAGTGTTTTGGAACTTGGTCGATCCTCAGATCATCTTAAAATGAGTGATAATATGAGAACTTTAGCACTGTCAGTGTTTAGTCAATGTAGGCGGTATTTAACTCACACTGCTAATATTAAAGCCTTAACTGGATTTGGCACAGCAGCCATGACTGAattgttcttaaaaaataaagat GAAAAAAGCCGAACAGCATATAAAGCATATACTCCCCCTTTTATTTTAGCgggttatagaaataataaaactggCCGACCGGATAGTGGAATAGCTGGCGATAGTAGTAGCGGTGGTGGCGATTCATTATCAAATATTGGTGGACTCAATGGAACTGGTTCTCCTTCAGGTACCGATCAACAATGTTCTGTACTTTATGCCAGTTATTGTATATCAGAAGATCAAAGGTGGATATTAGCTACAGCAACCGACGAACAGGGCATTTTATTAGAAACagctacaattaatatttatgtaccaaataa taggcGAAGAAAATCTCCAGCCCGAAGAATTGGTCTTCAGAAGTTAATGGATTTCATCTTAGGTGTAATGAGTCAAAGTGTAACACCTTGGCGGTTAGTTGTAGGTAGAGTGGGAAGAATTGGACATGGAGAACTTAAag GTTGGTCGTGGCTATTGAGTCGAAAAGCATTGATGAAAGCATCTCGCCACTTAAAAGAATCTTGTGGCCAATGCAGTCTGTTGTACCAAAAATCTGATGTACCTTCTGTAGTTAGCGCTTGCTTAGTTTCTTTGGAACCAGATTCTTCATTAAGACTGATGACAGACCAATTCACACCTGATGAACGCTTTAGCCAAGCATCTGTTGCTTGTCAACTCTCTACACCCCGTGATGTATCATCAACTCATATACTAGTTTTTCCAACATCAGCTACAACACAG tcTTCACAAACTGCGTTCCAAGAACAACAAATTAATGGTCCTGAACTTGGTGATGATGAATTATTCAGTGCATTTAATGAAGAAGATATGCAAAGTATGGAGGGCATGGGTGACTTCAATGACATATTTAACACATGGAATGATTCGGATGCCGTGGGAAATACGAGCTTGGGACTTCCTAGTGGTGGTGTTTCCGGGGTTTTAGGTGGTCCAAGCAATAATGTTATAGGAGGCGTTATGGGTTCTGGATCATTGGGTGGTTCGATAGGAATGGGTCGAGGGTCAATGGGCCCCAGAGGAGACTGTTCTTCTCAACCTGGTAGTCCACCATCTTCGCAACCGTGTAGTCCCTATACTTGTGGATCATCTTCATACAGA aaTGGTAGTTGTATTGATGGGCATGAAGAAGTAGGAGCATTACTTCAACAACCATTGGCTTTAGGTTATCTAGTATCTACTGCACCAACAGGACGTATGCCCACATGGTTTTGGGCGTCATGTGCACCTGACATAGAGAAATGCAGTCCTGCATTCCTTAAAAGTGCATTGCACATGCATACTGTGCAATTACCTAATAATGCTGATCCGGCAGCTGCAGATCTTCTTCATCCTACATCTGCGGTTTCAGCACATCCACTAGATTCACAATATACCACAGATGTCCTaag GTATGTTTTGGAGGGTTACAATGCATTATCATGGTTATCATTGGACTCAAACACTCATGATCGAATGTCTTGCTTGCCAATACACATGCAAGTACTAATGCAGCTTTACCACACTATGAATGCTCTTATATGA